CCCAGCTGGCGCGGGCCCTGGGCGTGGCGGAGGGCGAGCACGCCCCGCTGCGGGCCGTGCGCGAGCAGGTGCTCGCGCTGCGCGCGGGCAAGGGCATGGTGCTCGACGCCGCGGACCCGGACACGTGGTCCACGGGCTCGTTCTTCACGAACCCGATCGTCCCGGAGGCGGTCCGGTCGCGGCTGCCCGAGGGTGCCCCGGCCTTCGGCGCGGGGGAGGGGCACGTCAAGCTCTCGGCCGCGTGGCTGATCGAGCACGCCGGCTTCGGCCGGGGCTTCGGGCTCGGGGCGGGCGAGGCGCACCTGGCCGGGGGCCGGGCGTCGCTGTCCACCAAGCACACGCTCGCGGTGACGAACCGGGGGTCGGCCACGGCCGAGGACCTGCTGGCGATCGCGCGCACGGTGCGCGACGGCGTCGAGGAGGCCTGGGGCGTGCGGCTGCACCCCGAGCCGGTCCTCGTGGGGTGCACGCTGTGATCCCGGAGACGCACCGCCCCTACACCGCCGCCGCGGACCGCTACGCGGGCACCGAGTACCGCCGGGTGGGCGCCAGCGGCCTGCTGCTGCCGCCCATCAGCCTCGGGCTGTGGTGGAACTTCGGGGACAACCGGCCCTTCGACGTCCAGCGCGAGGTCCTGCGGCACGCCGTGGACCACGGCATCACGCACTTCGACCTGGCCAACAACTACGGACCGCCGTACGGCGCCGCGGAGGAGAACCTCGGGCGCCTGCTGCGCACCGACTTCCGGCCCTACCGCAACGAGCTCGTCATCTCCTCCAAGGCCGGCTGGGACATGTGGCCGGGCCCGTACGGGAACCTGGGGTCGCGGAAGTACCTCATCGCCTCCGCCGAGGAGTCCCTGCAGCGGCTGGGGCTGGACTACGTGGACATCTTCTACTCCCACCGCGCGGACCCGGACACGCCCGTGGAGGAGACCGTCGGCGCGCTCGACACGCTCGTGCGCCAGGGCAAGGCCCTGTACGTGGGGATCTCCTCCTACTCGGCCGAGCGCACCCGGGCCGCGGCCGCCGTCGCCCGGGAGCTGGGGACGCCGCTGGTCATCCACCAGCCGGCGTACTCGCTGCTGAACCGCTGGGTGGAGGACGGGCTGCTGGACACCCTGGCGCGGGAGGGGATGGGCTCGATCGCCTTCACCCCGCTGGCCCAGGGCCTGCTCACGGACAAGTACCTCGCCGATCCGGCCGCCGTGCCCGGCGGCGGGCGCGGCTCGCTGGCCGGCCACGTCACCGAGGAGAACCTGGCGCGGGCCCGGGCCCTGGCCGGGGTGGCCGCCGAGCGCGGCCAGAGCCTGGCCCAGCTGGCCATCGCGTGGCTGCTGCGCGAGGGCGGGGTCACCTCCGTGCTGCTGGGCGCCTCCTCCACGGCCCAGCTGGACGAGAACCTCGGCGCACTGGCGAACACGGCCTTCACCGACGAGGAGCTGGCCCGGATCGACGCGATCGCCGGCCGGGAGTCCTCCATCGACCTGTGGGACGTGTCCTCCTCGATCTAGCCCCCGGTCCGGGCCCGGCCCGGTTCCCGGTCCGGCCCGGGACGACGACGGCGGCGGGCACCCGTGGGGGCCCGCCGCCGTCGTGCGGAGGAGGTCGGTGGGGGGCCGTGCCCTAGAGGTTGCCGGTGGCGATCATCAGCATGCGGCGCACGGGCTCGGCGGCACCCCACAGCAGCTGGTCGCCCACGGTGAACGCGGAGAGGTACTCGGGGCCCATCTCGAGCTTGCGCAGCCGGCCCACCGGGATGTCCATGGAGCCGGAGGCGGCCACGGGGGTCAGGCGCTCCACGGAGGCCTCCTTGGTGTTCGGCACCAGGCGCACCCACTCGTTGTCCCCGGCGACGATCTGCTCGATCTCGTCCAGCGGCACGTCCCGCGTGAGCTTGAGGGTGAGGGCCTGGGAGTGCGAGCGCAGCGTGCCGATGCGCACGCACAGGGAGTCGAAGGGGATCCGCTGCTCGGTGCGCAGGATCTTGTTCGTCTCCGCCCCGGCCTTCCACTCCTCCTTGGACATGCCGTTGCCGAGGTCCTTGTCGATCCAGGGGATGAGGGAGCCGGCCAGCGGCACGCCGAACTGGGAGGCGTCCAGGGTGCCGTCGCGCTGGGCGGCCAGCACCGCGCGGTCGATCTCGAGGATCGCGGAGGCGGGGTCGGCCAGCTCGTCCGCGACCACGGAGTGCAGGGCGCCGAACTGGGTGAGCAGCTCGCGCATGTGGCGCGCGCCGCCGCCGGAGGCCGCCTGGTAGGTCATGGCGGTGCCCCACTCCACGAGGCCGGCCTTGAACAGCCCGCCCAGGCCCATGAGCATGCAGGACACGGTGCAGTTGCCGCCCACGAACTCCTTCACGCCGGCGGACAGCCCGGCGTCGATGACGTTCCGGTTCACGGGGTCGAGCACGATGATGGAGGAGTCCTCCATGCGCAGCGTGGAGGCGGCGTCGATCCAGAGACCGTCCCAGCCGGCCGCGCGCAGCCGGGGGTACACGGCGGAGGTGTAGTCCCCGCCCTGGGTGGTCAGGATGATCGGCAGCGTGGCCAGCAGGTCGATGTCGTAGGCGTCCTGCAGGGTGCCGGCCTCGCCGGCCATGCCCTCGAACACCGGCGCGGGGCGCCCGGCGGAGGACGTGGAGAAGAACACGGGATTGATGCGGCCGAAGTCGCCCTCCTCGCCCATGCGCTGCATGAGCACGGAGCCGACCATGCCGCGCCAGCCGACCAGGCCCACGGTGGGCGTGGCGGAGGCGTCCGCGGCGAGGGGGGCGGGCGTGGTCGCGGTCGAATCGAGGGAAACCATGCCCGCCAGTCTACTGGCCCGTCCGGTCCTGCAGCAGTGATCTGCGCTTCCTCGTGGCCCACAGGCCGCCCAGGACGAACACCTGGGCCACCACGACGAGGAAGACCACGCCCATGGCCACGTCCCCCGTGAGGATCATCACGAGGCCCATGACGGCGCTCACGAGCCCCAGCACGGGGCAGGCGACGAAGGCGATGAACGCCAGGGTGGTCTTGTCCAGGGTCACGGTCGTTCCCATCGTTCGTAGCGGTAGCGCAGCCCGGTGCGGGAGAGGTGGGTGCCGGTGCCGGGATCCACGGCGGTCCGGGTCCACCGGCCGTCCAGGGCGGGGGCCACGGTGTCGCCCTCCACGTCCGTCTCGATCACCGTCAGCTCCGCCAGGGTGGCCACGTCCAGGGCCTGCTCGAAGAGCGTGGCCCCGCCGATGACCCAGACCAGGTCGAGCCCGTCGGCCTCGTGCGCGGCCTCGAGGGCCTCCTGGAACCCGGGGACGACGACGGCCCCGGTCCCGCGCAGCGCCTCGGCGGTGGAGGCGCGCCGGGAGACGACGATGTTGGTCCGGCCGGGCAGCGGGCGGTACTTCTCCGGGAAGGACTCCCACGTGCGCCGGCCCATGATCACGGGGTGGCCGTGGGTGAGTTCGCGGAAGTGGGCCAGGTCCTCGGGCACGTGCCAGGGCAGGGCGCCGTCGGCGCCGATGACCCGGTCGGGGGTCTGGGCCCAGACCATGCCGATGCGGGACGGGGTGGGGCCGGAGTGCTGGTCGGGGTGCTGTGCGGGGCGTTCGTCAGACGGCAATGGGGGCCTTGATCGTCGGGTGGTGCTGGTAGTCGACCAGCTCGAAGTCCTCGTACTCGTAGCCGAAGAGGTCCTGCGGCCGGCGCCGCAGGCGCAGCCGCGGGTACGGGTAGGGCGC
This genomic window from Citricoccus sp. SGAir0253 contains:
- the asd gene encoding aspartate-semialdehyde dehydrogenase yields the protein MVSLDSTATTPAPLAADASATPTVGLVGWRGMVGSVLMQRMGEEGDFGRINPVFFSTSSAGRPAPVFEGMAGEAGTLQDAYDIDLLATLPIILTTQGGDYTSAVYPRLRAAGWDGLWIDAASTLRMEDSSIIVLDPVNRNVIDAGLSAGVKEFVGGNCTVSCMLMGLGGLFKAGLVEWGTAMTYQAASGGGARHMRELLTQFGALHSVVADELADPASAILEIDRAVLAAQRDGTLDASQFGVPLAGSLIPWIDKDLGNGMSKEEWKAGAETNKILRTEQRIPFDSLCVRIGTLRSHSQALTLKLTRDVPLDEIEQIVAGDNEWVRLVPNTKEASVERLTPVAASGSMDIPVGRLRKLEMGPEYLSAFTVGDQLLWGAAEPVRRMLMIATGNL
- a CDS encoding NF038396 family protein, giving the protein MTLDKTTLAFIAFVACPVLGLVSAVMGLVMILTGDVAMGVVFLVVVAQVFVLGGLWATRKRRSLLQDRTGQ
- a CDS encoding aldo/keto reductase, with amino-acid sequence MIPETHRPYTAAADRYAGTEYRRVGASGLLLPPISLGLWWNFGDNRPFDVQREVLRHAVDHGITHFDLANNYGPPYGAAEENLGRLLRTDFRPYRNELVISSKAGWDMWPGPYGNLGSRKYLIASAEESLQRLGLDYVDIFYSHRADPDTPVEETVGALDTLVRQGKALYVGISSYSAERTRAAAAVARELGTPLVIHQPAYSLLNRWVEDGLLDTLAREGMGSIAFTPLAQGLLTDKYLADPAAVPGGGRGSLAGHVTEENLARARALAGVAAERGQSLAQLAIAWLLREGGVTSVLLGASSTAQLDENLGALANTAFTDEELARIDAIAGRESSIDLWDVSSSI
- a CDS encoding dihydrofolate reductase produces the protein MPSDERPAQHPDQHSGPTPSRIGMVWAQTPDRVIGADGALPWHVPEDLAHFRELTHGHPVIMGRRTWESFPEKYRPLPGRTNIVVSRRASTAEALRGTGAVVVPGFQEALEAAHEADGLDLVWVIGGATLFEQALDVATLAELTVIETDVEGDTVAPALDGRWTRTAVDPGTGTHLSRTGLRYRYERWERP